One Palaemon carinicauda isolate YSFRI2023 chromosome 5, ASM3689809v2, whole genome shotgun sequence DNA window includes the following coding sequences:
- the LOC137640423 gene encoding craniofacial development protein 2-like, with protein MNFAMQYEYYSCYAPTNDSPEELNDEYYEELQNVIDEIPKRDMKIVIGDFNAKVGRNNQGIENVMGVEGLGEVANENGALLYGFLLKTQTDHIAVNKERMSTQEKCKVHILVLITSSLPH; from the exons ATGAACTTTGCAA tgcaatacgagtattatagttgctatgcaccaacaaatgattcccctgaagaattaaatgatgaatactatgaagaactgcagaatgtaatagatgagatcccaaagagagaCATGAAAAtagtgattggcgacttcaatgctaaagttggaaggaataaccaaggtatagagaatgtgatgggtgttgagggtcttggcgaagttgcaaatgaaaatggagcacttttATATGGTTTTCTTCTCAAAACTCAAACAGATCATATAGccgttaataaagagagaatgagcACTCAGGAGAAATGTAAGGTACAcatattggtattgatcaccagctcattgccacactga